The following coding sequences are from one Ornithodoros turicata isolate Travis chromosome 1, ASM3712646v1, whole genome shotgun sequence window:
- the LOC135376974 gene encoding uncharacterized protein LOC135376974 produces MPILVPSKSLQDLQTTNGRDNLAWFGRNNLPHFAQLNIKLFTSNNDAQIDDIISFFKGLRDQQTQIQTRGLHIIGVIPAVYDAADTINDEMRSQLLRYARELSPDALLVRTSQREEIVGVPSCRLNAPSLWTHLANVIGQPSFVQSLGLIKTVQLPSDLPLLLSFTCARYMITYRGIPRGLANDNMDLVSNQQCQKCQITTLNLWFNWDCTRKFGLEKRSMTNYVAKKFLSRTEIYMFDTNVTYRMKICNAQKLYNFRGGYVLFLVNHLDSGNTCKDTNFTRGYADIHYIRAYMNTAFTNC; encoded by the exons ATGCCTATACT GGTACCTAGCAAGTCACTTCAAGACTTACAGACGACGAATGGAAGGGATAATCTGGCGTGGTTCGGGAGAAACAATTTGCCCCATTTTGCGCAACTCAACATCAAACTTTTCACTTCTAACAACGACGCACAAATAGACGACATCATTAGTTTCTTCAAG GGTTTGCGCGACCAACAAACCCAGATCCAGACGAGAGGTTTACATATTATCGGTGTGATACCTGCCGTCTACGACGCAGCGGATACCATCAATGACGAAATGAGATCGCAGCTGCTACGGTATGCTAG GGAACTATCTCCAGATGCGCTACTCGTCCGAACATCTCAGAGAGAAGAAATCGTAGGTGTTCCAAGCTGTCGGCTTAACGCACCATCACTGTGGACACACCTAGCCAATGTCATCGGTCAGCCATCGTTC GTCCAGTCGTTGGGGCTCATCAAGACCGTCCAGCTTCCCTCCGACCTGCCATTATTGCTTTCCTTCACCTGCGCCCGCTACATGATCACCTACAGGGGTATACCCAGGGGCTTGGCCAATGACAATATGGATCTAGTCAGCAATCAGCAATGCCAGAAATGCCAAATCACTACACTGAACCTTTGGTTTAACTGG GACTGCACGCGAAAATTTGGACTTGAGAAGCGCAGCATGACTAATTATGTTGCTAAAAAATTTCTGTCCCGAACTGAAATCTACATGTTCGACACCAACGTCACATACAGGATGAAG ATATGCAACGCCCAAAAGCTATACAACTTTAGAGGTGGCTACGTCTTGTTCCTCGTCAACCATCTGGACTCAGGAAACACATGCAAGGACACCAACTTCACGCGGGGCTATGCGGACATACACTACATCAGGGCATATATGAACACTGCCTTTACCAATTGCTAG